One genomic region from Prevotella sp. Rep29 encodes:
- a CDS encoding transcriptional regulator yields the protein MKEQVLKAMKEAGKPVSAGDVTKALGADRKEVDKAFAELKKEGAIVSPVRCKWEPAK from the coding sequence ATGAAAGAACAAGTATTAAAGGCAATGAAAGAGGCAGGAAAGCCTGTTTCGGCTGGTGACGTGACGAAAGCACTGGGTGCCGACCGCAAGGAAGTAGATAAGGCATTCGCCGAATTGAAGAAGGAAGGCGCCATTGTCTCTCCTGTTCGCTGCAAGTGGGAACCCGCCAAGTAA
- a CDS encoding polysaccharide biosynthesis/export family protein: protein MRKLFIPFIVSVVLIAFTGCTAYKQVPYWQNIDTVDLSQSKGHYEVHIMPKDLLTITVSTSDPKAAQPFNLSVSNTTGTAGNLSTGSSLLTYLVDNSGNIDFPIIGKIHVQGLTKSECQDLIREKVKPYMSATENPVVSVRMASFRVTVIGEVGGSKVIPVATEQMSVVEALASAGDLGIHGKRKNILLIREDASGQKHHVRLDMTDANLFNSPYYYLQQNDIIYVEPSVVKTKGADLGASTSLWFSFIGIVTSVASLLVSVLRN from the coding sequence ATGAGAAAATTATTTATCCCCTTTATTGTTAGTGTAGTGCTTATTGCTTTTACCGGTTGTACAGCATATAAGCAGGTTCCTTATTGGCAGAACATTGATACTGTTGATTTGTCACAGTCAAAAGGACATTATGAAGTACACATTATGCCGAAAGACCTTCTGACCATCACGGTTAGTACAAGTGATCCCAAAGCGGCACAGCCATTCAACCTTTCTGTTTCGAACACAACAGGAACTGCAGGAAATCTGTCCACTGGTTCCAGTCTGCTGACGTATTTGGTCGATAATAGTGGAAATATAGACTTCCCGATAATTGGAAAGATTCATGTTCAAGGTTTGACAAAAAGCGAATGTCAAGATTTGATACGCGAGAAAGTGAAACCATACATGTCAGCTACGGAGAATCCCGTTGTTTCTGTGCGAATGGCTAGCTTCCGTGTGACGGTAATCGGTGAAGTTGGTGGGTCAAAGGTTATTCCTGTGGCAACAGAACAAATGAGTGTCGTAGAGGCATTGGCTTCAGCCGGTGACTTGGGTATTCATGGTAAGCGTAAGAACATTCTTCTTATCCGTGAGGATGCGAGTGGTCAGAAACACCATGTTCGTCTTGACATGACAGATGCTAACCTGTTCAATTCACCTTATTACTACCTCCAGCAGAACGATATTATCTACGTTGAGCCCAGTGTTGTTAAAACAAAAGGTGCTGACTTGGGAGCTTCTACTTCTTTGTGGTTCTCATTCATTGGAATCGTAACGTCAGTAGCATCATTGCTCGTTAGTGTTTTGCGCAACTAA
- the scpA gene encoding methylmalonyl-CoA mutase gives MRKQFKNIDIYAGIKAQDGAKWIKDNHIENNWKTPEQIDVRPVYTKEDLEGMEHLDFAAGIPPFLRGPYSMMYPFRPWTIRQYAGFSTAEESNAFYRRNLASGQKGLSVAFDLPTHRGYDPDNARVVGDVGKAGVSICSLENMKVLFAGIPLNKMSVSMTMNGGVLPVLAFYINAGLEQGAKLEEMAGTIQNDILKEFMVRNTYIYPPAFSMKIIADIFEYTSQFMPKFNSISISGYHMQEAGATADIELAYTLADGMDYLRTGVDAGIPVDKFAPRLSFFWAIGMNHFMEIAKMRAGRLLWAKIVKSFGAKDPKSLALRTHSQTSGWSLTEQDPFNNVGRTCIEAMAAVLGHTQSLHTNALDEAIALPTDFSARIARNTQIYIQNETKVCKEIDPWAGSYYVETLTNELMHKAWEHIQEIEKLGGMAKAIETGLPKMRIEEAAARTQARIDSGVQTIVGTNKYRLEHEDPIDILEVDNTAVRLQQEESLKELRANRDEAACKAALAEITECVREFNEGKKSKNNLLALAVKAAGLRCTLGEISDACEEIVGRYKAVIRTISGVYSSESKNDNEFELACKLTDEFAKKEGRRPRIFVAKMGQDGHDRGAKVVATGYADCGFDVDMGPLFQTPEEAAREAVENDVHIVGASSLAAGHKTLIPQLIEELKKLGREDIMVIAGGVIPAQDYDFLYKAGVAAIFGPGTSVAKAAVEMMNILLDK, from the coding sequence ATGCGTAAACAATTTAAGAATATTGACATCTATGCAGGCATCAAGGCTCAAGATGGTGCTAAGTGGATTAAAGACAATCACATAGAGAACAACTGGAAGACACCCGAGCAAATCGACGTGCGTCCGGTATATACAAAAGAAGACCTCGAGGGAATGGAACATCTCGACTTTGCAGCAGGTATTCCTCCTTTCCTTCGTGGCCCGTACTCAATGATGTACCCCTTCCGTCCGTGGACTATCCGTCAGTATGCCGGATTCTCTACCGCAGAAGAGTCAAACGCGTTCTATCGTCGTAACCTCGCCAGCGGACAGAAAGGTCTTTCCGTAGCGTTCGACCTTCCCACACACCGCGGCTATGACCCGGACAATGCACGTGTGGTAGGCGATGTGGGTAAGGCTGGCGTTTCCATCTGCTCACTTGAAAACATGAAAGTGCTCTTCGCAGGTATTCCTTTGAACAAGATGTCGGTGTCGATGACCATGAACGGCGGCGTACTCCCTGTACTCGCATTCTACATCAACGCCGGACTTGAGCAGGGTGCCAAACTCGAAGAGATGGCAGGAACCATTCAGAACGACATTCTGAAAGAGTTCATGGTGCGCAACACCTATATCTATCCGCCAGCATTCTCAATGAAGATTATTGCTGACATCTTCGAATATACATCGCAGTTCATGCCGAAATTCAACTCTATCTCCATCTCCGGCTACCACATGCAGGAAGCAGGAGCAACGGCAGACATCGAGTTGGCATACACACTTGCCGATGGTATGGACTATCTCCGCACGGGTGTTGACGCAGGAATCCCTGTCGATAAATTCGCGCCGCGCCTCTCATTCTTCTGGGCAATCGGCATGAACCACTTCATGGAGATTGCGAAGATGCGTGCCGGACGTCTGCTCTGGGCGAAGATTGTCAAGAGTTTCGGTGCAAAAGACCCGAAATCACTCGCTCTGCGTACCCACTCACAGACATCAGGATGGTCGCTCACAGAGCAAGACCCGTTCAACAACGTCGGACGTACATGTATCGAAGCAATGGCAGCCGTACTCGGTCACACACAGTCATTGCACACCAATGCGCTTGACGAAGCAATTGCTTTGCCGACCGATTTCTCTGCACGTATCGCACGTAACACGCAGATTTACATCCAGAACGAGACAAAAGTCTGCAAGGAAATCGACCCATGGGCAGGTTCTTACTACGTGGAGACACTGACCAATGAACTCATGCACAAGGCGTGGGAGCACATTCAGGAAATCGAGAAGCTCGGCGGTATGGCTAAAGCTATCGAGACTGGACTTCCAAAGATGCGTATCGAAGAGGCAGCAGCCCGCACTCAGGCACGTATTGACTCTGGCGTACAGACCATCGTCGGTACAAACAAATACCGCCTCGAGCATGAAGATCCTATCGATATCCTCGAAGTGGACAACACAGCCGTACGTCTGCAGCAGGAAGAAAGCCTCAAAGAACTTCGCGCTAACCGCGATGAAGCCGCATGCAAGGCTGCATTGGCAGAAATCACAGAATGCGTACGTGAGTTCAACGAGGGTAAGAAATCGAAGAACAACCTCTTGGCACTTGCCGTTAAAGCAGCAGGACTCCGCTGTACGTTAGGTGAAATCAGTGATGCCTGCGAAGAAATCGTAGGACGTTACAAAGCAGTAATCAGAACAATTTCAGGCGTGTATTCATCAGAAAGTAAAAACGACAACGAATTCGAATTGGCTTGCAAGCTGACCGACGAATTTGCAAAGAAAGAAGGTCGCCGCCCACGTATCTTCGTTGCGAAGATGGGACAGGACGGACATGACCGCGGTGCAAAAGTAGTAGCGACCGGCTACGCCGATTGCGGTTTCGACGTGGATATGGGACCATTGTTCCAGACTCCTGAAGAAGCAGCACGCGAGGCTGTGGAGAACGACGTGCACATCGTCGGAGCATCTTCACTTGCAGCTGGACACAAGACGTTGATTCCACAACTGATTGAGGAATTGAAGAAACTTGGACGTGAAGACATCATGGTCATTGCCGGTGGTGTGATTCCCGCACAAGACTACGACTTCCTCTATAAAGCAGGTGTGGCTGCAATCTTCGGTCCTGGAACCAGCGTTGCTAAAGCAGCCGTTGAAATGATGAACATCCTTTTGGATAAATAA
- the rbr gene encoding rubrerythrin codes for MKSLKGTKTEKNLQEAFAGESMARNKYTYYASKAKKDGYVQIAALFEETANNEKEHAKLWFKLLQGGSIKTTTENLADAAAGENFEWTDMYERMAREADEEGFPEIAAKFRGVGAIEKEHEKRYRKLLKNIEDKVVFSRDGDCVWQCRNCGHIVVGKNAPEVCPVCDHPQSYFELHAENY; via the coding sequence ATGAAATCACTGAAAGGAACTAAGACGGAGAAAAACCTGCAGGAAGCATTTGCAGGAGAATCCATGGCGCGTAATAAATACACTTATTATGCGTCAAAAGCAAAGAAAGACGGTTATGTACAGATTGCAGCCCTTTTCGAGGAAACGGCTAACAACGAGAAGGAACATGCAAAACTATGGTTCAAACTTTTGCAAGGCGGTAGCATAAAGACAACGACAGAGAATCTTGCAGATGCAGCTGCCGGTGAAAACTTTGAATGGACAGACATGTATGAGCGCATGGCACGTGAGGCTGACGAAGAAGGATTTCCTGAAATCGCGGCGAAATTCCGTGGCGTCGGTGCTATCGAAAAAGAACATGAGAAACGTTATCGCAAATTGTTGAAGAACATTGAAGACAAAGTCGTGTTCTCACGTGATGGCGACTGCGTTTGGCAGTGTCGCAACTGCGGACATATTGTTGTTGGCAAAAATGCTCCCGAAGTATGCCCTGTATGCGATCATCCGCAGAGTTATTTCGAACTCCATGCAGAGAACTATTGA
- a CDS encoding DUF255 domain-containing protein, whose protein sequence is MKKRMTVALLAMMMAVMANAQEALKKVYDANINPMTQIDEALAKAKAEDKFVIAQVGGNWCPWCLRFADYITKDDEIMQLINDNFVYIHVNYNPRRSANPEKAKLAKEMMARIGNPARFGFPVFVVLDADGKVVHTQDSGYLEEGQSYNKKKVLSFFRNWTPKAVNGAK, encoded by the coding sequence ATGAAAAAGAGAATGACAGTAGCATTGCTCGCCATGATGATGGCAGTAATGGCAAACGCCCAAGAAGCGTTGAAGAAAGTGTATGATGCCAATATCAATCCCATGACACAGATTGACGAGGCATTGGCAAAGGCTAAGGCTGAAGACAAATTTGTCATCGCACAGGTGGGAGGCAATTGGTGCCCGTGGTGTCTCCGCTTTGCCGATTACATCACAAAGGACGACGAAATCATGCAACTCATCAACGACAACTTCGTCTATATCCACGTCAACTACAATCCGCGCCGCTCAGCCAACCCGGAGAAAGCCAAGCTCGCGAAAGAAATGATGGCACGCATCGGCAATCCCGCACGATTCGGCTTCCCCGTTTTCGTCGTGCTCGATGCTGACGGCAAAGTTGTTCACACGCAGGATTCCGGTTATCTGGAAGAAGGGCAGAGTTATAACAAGAAAAAAGTGCTCAGCTTCTTCCGCAACTGGACACCCAAGGCGGTGAATGGGGCGAAATAG
- a CDS encoding amidophosphoribosyltransferase — protein MEPLKHECGVAMIRLLKPLEYYQQKYGTWMYGLNKLYLMMEKEHNRGQEGAGLACVKSMTEPGTEYMFRERAEGKSAITEIFSNVQKNFKGVSPEQLADVSYARKHLPFAGELYMGHLRYSTTGKQGISYVHPFLRRNNWKAKNLCLCGNFNMTNIDEIFQKLTLQGQVPRAYSDSYIMLEFMGHRLDREVERNFRDAQALGLTNQAITEYIEEHVLMSNVLKTTMTDFDGGYVVCGITGSGEMFSMRDPWGIRPAFWYQNEEIVVLASERPVLQTTFDLSSDDVQELQPGHALIVKKDGTISIDKIIEQRGDAPCVFERIYFSRGNDRDIYKERKKLGEQLVESILKTVDNDVEHTVFSFIPNTSEVAFYGMLEGFKDYINKKKIRDIEQLGHTPTHEDLQRILSQHIRCEKVAWKDIKLRTFITEGNSRNDLASHVYDITYESIRPHVDNLVVIDDSIVRGTTLKESILKILDRLHPKKIVIVSSAPQIRYPDYYGIDMPRLEEFCVFRAAIELLKDRGLHHVIDDVYHHCKQELLKPNAEISNAVRELYKHFTISEINEKIVEMLRPEGVKTPIELVFQSIEGLHEAIPNHQGDWYFTGNFPTPGGTRLCNQAFINYVETYYQHERKF, from the coding sequence ATGGAACCATTAAAGCATGAATGCGGAGTAGCGATGATCAGGCTGCTCAAACCATTGGAGTATTACCAGCAGAAGTATGGTACATGGATGTATGGGCTGAACAAACTCTATCTGATGATGGAGAAAGAGCATAATCGCGGACAGGAGGGTGCTGGACTTGCCTGCGTGAAGTCAATGACTGAACCGGGAACCGAATACATGTTTCGTGAGAGGGCAGAAGGGAAGTCAGCCATCACAGAGATATTCAGCAATGTTCAGAAAAACTTCAAGGGTGTTTCGCCAGAGCAACTTGCCGACGTGTCATACGCACGAAAGCACCTGCCCTTTGCCGGAGAACTATATATGGGGCACCTCCGCTATTCTACAACTGGGAAACAAGGCATATCCTACGTTCATCCCTTCTTGCGCCGCAACAACTGGAAGGCAAAGAACCTATGCCTATGTGGCAATTTCAACATGACTAACATTGATGAGATTTTCCAAAAGCTCACTCTGCAAGGACAGGTTCCGAGAGCATACAGCGACAGTTATATCATGTTGGAATTTATGGGGCATCGGCTTGACCGCGAAGTGGAACGGAACTTTAGGGATGCTCAGGCATTAGGATTGACAAATCAAGCTATCACAGAGTACATTGAAGAGCACGTTCTCATGAGTAATGTCTTGAAGACGACAATGACAGATTTCGATGGAGGCTACGTGGTTTGTGGCATTACAGGAAGCGGCGAGATGTTCTCCATGCGCGACCCGTGGGGTATCCGCCCTGCGTTTTGGTATCAGAACGAGGAAATCGTCGTGTTGGCAAGTGAACGTCCTGTCTTGCAGACGACATTCGACTTGAGCAGCGATGATGTTCAGGAACTGCAGCCGGGACATGCCTTGATTGTAAAAAAGGATGGAACAATCAGTATTGATAAAATCATAGAGCAGCGTGGCGATGCCCCATGTGTGTTTGAACGTATCTATTTCAGCCGTGGAAATGACCGAGACATCTATAAAGAGCGGAAAAAACTTGGTGAACAATTGGTTGAAAGCATCTTAAAAACAGTTGACAACGATGTTGAACATACCGTGTTCTCTTTCATCCCGAACACCTCCGAAGTCGCATTCTATGGCATGTTGGAAGGATTTAAGGACTATATCAACAAGAAGAAGATTCGCGATATTGAGCAGTTAGGACATACGCCGACGCATGAAGATTTGCAACGCATACTTTCCCAGCATATCCGGTGTGAGAAGGTGGCATGGAAGGATATCAAGCTCAGGACATTCATAACAGAGGGAAATTCCAGAAATGATTTGGCATCCCACGTATATGATATTACATATGAGAGTATCAGACCTCATGTGGATAATCTGGTTGTGATTGATGACAGCATTGTTCGCGGAACCACTTTAAAGGAAAGTATCCTTAAAATATTGGATAGGCTCCACCCGAAGAAGATTGTCATTGTGAGCAGTGCACCGCAGATACGCTATCCCGATTATTATGGTATTGATATGCCGCGTTTGGAAGAGTTTTGCGTGTTCCGTGCAGCCATTGAACTACTGAAAGACCGTGGTCTGCACCACGTCATAGACGACGTCTATCACCATTGCAAACAGGAGTTATTGAAACCTAACGCAGAGATTAGTAATGCCGTTCGGGAGTTATATAAGCATTTTACAATCAGTGAGATAAACGAAAAGATTGTAGAAATGCTTCGACCAGAAGGTGTGAAGACGCCAATAGAGTTGGTATTCCAATCCATTGAAGGTCTTCATGAAGCTATTCCCAACCATCAGGGGGACTGGTACTTTACTGGTAATTTCCCCACCCCTGGAGGAACGCGTCTCTGTAATCAGGCTTTCATCAACTACGTGGAGACCTACTATCAGCACGAGCGGAAATTTTAG
- the truA gene encoding tRNA pseudouridine(38-40) synthase TruA: MKQRYFITFAYDGTAYHGWQVQPNANTVQEELQKALSTILRQEVSVVGAGRTDTGVHARKMVAHFEIEGPLDGEQLTYKLNRLLPRDISVFQVEPVEEDMHARFSALARTYHYYIHTRKDPFRDKYSFEIHYDLDYELMNEACKLLMEYEDFGAFCKSGSDVATTLCRITEAYWSKDGDTTYHFRITANRFLRNMVRAIVGTLVEVGRHRITLEEFCQVIEGGRRTDAGESMPAHALFLEDVRY; this comes from the coding sequence ATGAAACAACGCTATTTTATCACATTCGCTTACGACGGCACTGCCTATCATGGTTGGCAGGTTCAACCCAACGCCAATACGGTTCAGGAAGAGCTGCAAAAAGCCCTTTCAACCATACTCCGACAGGAAGTATCGGTGGTAGGTGCCGGAAGAACGGATACGGGAGTACATGCCAGAAAGATGGTTGCTCACTTCGAAATAGAGGGCCCGCTGGACGGAGAGCAACTGACATACAAGCTCAACCGACTGTTGCCGCGTGACATCTCTGTATTTCAAGTGGAACCGGTAGAGGAAGATATGCATGCACGATTCAGCGCCCTCGCGCGCACGTACCATTATTATATACATACGCGCAAAGACCCATTCCGGGATAAGTATTCGTTCGAGATACACTACGACCTTGATTACGAACTGATGAACGAAGCCTGTAAACTACTCATGGAATATGAGGATTTCGGTGCATTCTGCAAAAGCGGTTCTGACGTGGCGACGACCCTCTGCCGTATTACGGAAGCCTATTGGTCGAAAGATGGCGACACGACATATCATTTCCGCATCACGGCAAACCGCTTCCTTCGTAACATGGTACGCGCGATAGTCGGAACACTTGTTGAGGTAGGGCGCCATCGCATCACGTTGGAAGAGTTTTGCCAGGTTATAGAAGGCGGACGGCGCACAGATGCAGGGGAAAGTATGCCGGCACACGCACTCTTTTTGGAAGACGTCAGATATTGA
- a CDS encoding acyl-[acyl-carrier-protein] thioesterase, whose protein sequence is MFTLNYKVTTSTCDSEGRLKLYSALQMMQDCSEMWIDSEPCVKAYFEEQNMAQLLASRQVEIIRVPTFKEELTVTTSVYGMKPMFGFRNTFIYDAEGRPCYKTWSMGAFVDKATGKLKRVEEPVIASMKIEPQLEMVYGDRRIILPKEGGVAAEPVKVQRSDIDYNRHVNNANYIRMATELLPDTFEPHHLRMEYRVPARYGDTLMPTLYHQGNTFLVALSVGNDIAMLVEFTE, encoded by the coding sequence ATGTTCACACTCAACTATAAAGTAACGACAAGTACATGTGACAGTGAAGGACGGCTGAAGCTCTATTCCGCATTGCAGATGATGCAAGACTGTTCGGAAATGTGGATAGACAGCGAGCCATGCGTAAAAGCCTATTTCGAAGAGCAAAACATGGCGCAGCTGTTGGCGTCGCGACAAGTGGAGATTATACGGGTGCCCACCTTCAAAGAGGAGCTGACCGTGACGACCTCCGTTTATGGCATGAAACCCATGTTCGGATTCCGTAACACGTTCATCTATGATGCGGAGGGACGTCCGTGCTATAAGACGTGGAGCATGGGAGCCTTCGTCGATAAGGCAACGGGCAAGTTGAAGCGGGTAGAGGAGCCTGTCATCGCCTCCATGAAGATTGAACCACAGCTTGAAATGGTTTATGGCGACCGCCGCATCATCCTGCCGAAGGAGGGTGGAGTGGCGGCAGAACCCGTGAAGGTGCAGCGCAGCGACATCGACTACAACCGACATGTGAACAATGCCAACTACATCCGCATGGCAACAGAATTACTGCCCGACACATTTGAGCCCCATCATTTGCGCATGGAGTATCGCGTGCCAGCAAGATATGGCGACACACTCATGCCTACGCTCTACCATCAGGGGAACACTTTTCTTGTAGCATTGTCGGTCGGCAACGACATCGCCATGCTTGTAGAGTTCACGGAATAG
- a CDS encoding pyridoxamine 5'-phosphate oxidase family protein, translating into MENVKKVYDFLEKAGTFYLATVEGDQPRVRPYGAMLYFEDKIYIMAFGKTNATRQIAANQKAEICAFKGQTLRIACTLVEDNRPEVGKALVDKMPVLKNLGLGENGENGVMYYLKDAKADFFKMMELVETITF; encoded by the coding sequence ATGGAAAACGTAAAAAAAGTATATGATTTCCTGGAGAAAGCAGGAACATTCTATCTGGCAACAGTAGAAGGCGATCAGCCACGTGTACGTCCCTACGGAGCTATGCTCTATTTCGAGGACAAAATCTATATCATGGCATTTGGCAAGACTAATGCCACCCGCCAGATTGCAGCCAATCAGAAAGCGGAGATTTGCGCCTTCAAGGGCCAGACGCTACGCATTGCGTGCACACTCGTGGAGGACAACCGTCCCGAGGTGGGCAAGGCGCTGGTGGACAAGATGCCCGTACTGAAGAATCTCGGTCTCGGCGAGAACGGCGAGAACGGCGTGATGTATTATCTGAAGGATGCCAAGGCTGACTTCTTCAAGATGATGGAACTGGTAGAGACAATAACATTTTAA
- a CDS encoding asparaginase — MKRTDKVLLIYTGGTIGMGCNPMTGALEPLDFIHLIDNVPEFAYLKTEVDTYQFSPPIDSSDMSPEMWVKIVKLISERYDQYDGFVVLHGTDTMAYTASALSFMLENLTKPVILTGSQLPIGQPRTDGKENLVTSIELAAAHHEDGTAMVPEVCIYFSGKLLRGNRATKQNAEMFNAFNSFNYPCLCDAGVNFVFHEHNILKPDFSKPMIPHLEIDPSVFVFSLFPGIEENIVRHMLQMPDVRSVVMRSYGSGNAPHAPWLVKHLKEACERGVVIVNISQCMAGTVEMSRYDAGYQMKETGILSGYDSTAECAVTKLMFLQAKYDNPEIIREYMKRPLCGEITI, encoded by the coding sequence ATGAAACGAACCGACAAGGTACTTCTTATTTATACGGGCGGAACTATAGGTATGGGATGTAATCCTATGACAGGAGCGCTTGAACCGCTGGATTTCATCCACCTGATTGATAATGTTCCGGAATTTGCGTATCTGAAAACAGAAGTAGATACTTACCAGTTTAGCCCGCCGATAGATTCGAGCGACATGTCTCCGGAGATGTGGGTAAAGATTGTCAAACTTATTTCTGAGCGATACGATCAATATGATGGATTTGTTGTCCTTCATGGAACGGACACTATGGCATATACGGCGTCTGCCTTGTCATTTATGCTTGAAAATCTTACAAAGCCTGTGATATTGACAGGAAGTCAGTTGCCTATTGGACAACCACGCACCGACGGGAAAGAAAATCTGGTTACCAGCATAGAACTTGCCGCAGCACATCATGAGGACGGAACGGCAATGGTTCCTGAAGTGTGTATCTATTTTAGCGGAAAGCTGTTGAGAGGCAATCGGGCAACAAAGCAGAATGCTGAGATGTTCAATGCGTTCAACTCATTCAATTATCCCTGTCTGTGTGATGCCGGTGTCAATTTTGTTTTCCATGAGCACAACATCCTTAAGCCCGATTTCAGTAAACCGATGATTCCGCATCTGGAAATTGACCCGAGTGTTTTTGTATTTTCACTATTCCCGGGAATTGAAGAGAATATCGTTCGCCACATGTTGCAAATGCCTGATGTGCGTTCTGTCGTCATGCGTTCTTATGGAAGCGGCAATGCTCCTCATGCGCCGTGGTTGGTCAAGCATTTGAAAGAGGCATGTGAACGTGGCGTGGTTATCGTCAACATCAGTCAATGTATGGCAGGTACTGTGGAGATGAGCCGTTATGATGCTGGCTACCAGATGAAAGAGACTGGTATCTTGAGCGGATATGACAGCACTGCGGAATGTGCTGTTACCAAACTGATGTTCTTGCAAGCGAAATATGACAATCCGGAAATCATCAGAGAATATATGAAACGTCCACTTTGTGGGGAAATTACTATTTAA
- the dapA gene encoding 4-hydroxy-tetrahydrodipicolinate synthase: MANNIFKGMGVALATPFKKDGTIDENALRRLVCYQQDNGADFFCILATTGETPCLSSEEKNYIKNTVVELTKGRIPILMGLGGNNTATVVEELKTTDLEGIDGILSVCPYYNKPSQEGLYQHFKTIAAATELPVVLYNVPGRTGVNMLPATVVRLANDCENIVAIKEASGMLEQVDEIIKHKPDTFDVLSGDDSLTYQILANGGVGVISVIGNALPKEFSRMVHLELDGDYESARKLHHRFTDLYDLLFVDGNPAGVKALLHEMGYIENVLRLPLVSTRLTTIERISLALRKLRLSLDNN, translated from the coding sequence ATGGCAAACAACATCTTTAAGGGAATGGGCGTCGCCCTTGCTACACCATTCAAGAAAGACGGAACAATAGACGAGAATGCCTTGCGACGCTTGGTATGTTATCAGCAAGACAATGGAGCGGATTTTTTCTGCATTCTTGCAACGACAGGCGAAACTCCATGCCTTTCGTCCGAAGAAAAAAACTACATCAAGAACACGGTCGTTGAATTGACAAAAGGCCGTATCCCCATATTGATGGGACTGGGGGGGAACAATACCGCGACTGTCGTTGAAGAACTGAAAACTACCGACTTGGAGGGAATTGACGGGATATTAAGCGTTTGTCCATATTACAACAAACCATCACAGGAAGGATTGTATCAGCACTTCAAGACCATTGCCGCAGCGACAGAATTGCCTGTAGTGTTGTATAACGTGCCGGGACGTACGGGCGTAAACATGCTCCCTGCAACGGTAGTGCGACTGGCAAATGATTGCGAAAACATCGTTGCCATAAAAGAGGCAAGTGGCATGTTGGAACAAGTGGATGAGATTATCAAACACAAGCCCGATACGTTTGATGTCCTTAGCGGTGACGACAGTCTGACCTATCAGATACTTGCCAATGGTGGGGTAGGAGTCATTTCGGTGATAGGCAATGCCTTGCCGAAGGAATTTTCACGCATGGTGCATCTTGAACTGGATGGCGATTACGAAAGTGCCCGCAAGCTCCATCACCGTTTTACCGATTTATACGATTTGCTCTTTGTGGACGGAAACCCGGCAGGTGTGAAAGCCTTGCTTCACGAAATGGGATATATTGAGAATGTACTTCGCCTCCCATTAGTGTCAACCCGTTTGACAACAATAGAACGGATATCGCTTGCACTACGAAAATTAAGGTTATCCCTTGATAACAATTAA
- a CDS encoding bacterioferritin codes for MDTKKSIEALQFFATGLTEGALVHKMQGQIFKSQGFTKLGEKYINHFTEEMEWVEKFVERILDLGGEVKFDGAKSRELISNPIDYIKADLDIQKAGVDLLYKCCESLINDPTTYDIMKAYLADEEEDLYWSQGALDMIECIGAQNWLFTQV; via the coding sequence ATGGACACAAAAAAATCAATCGAAGCGTTGCAGTTCTTTGCAACAGGACTGACTGAAGGTGCATTGGTTCACAAAATGCAAGGTCAGATTTTCAAATCACAAGGTTTCACAAAACTCGGCGAGAAGTACATCAACCATTTCACTGAAGAAATGGAATGGGTAGAGAAATTCGTTGAGCGCATTCTTGATCTCGGTGGAGAGGTGAAGTTCGACGGAGCGAAGAGCCGCGAACTCATCAGCAACCCCATTGACTATATCAAGGCTGACCTCGACATCCAGAAGGCTGGTGTTGACCTTCTGTACAAGTGCTGCGAGAGTCTTATCAACGATCCTACCACTTACGACATCATGAAGGCTTATCTGGCTGACGAGGAAGAAGACCTCTACTGGAGTCAGGGCGCACTGGATATGATTGAGTGCATCGGTGCTCAGAACTGGTTGTTTACACAGGTATAA